The nucleotide window GTTGATTTCAAAGGGCGTACCCAGGGTAGCCGTCACCAGGGAAAGGTTGCCCCCGACGACCACTCCCTCGGCCCTCCCGGGGAAAATGGTTACCGCCGGGGGCAATCCCGGAGCCGGAGGGATGCTGCCCAGGGGGGCAGGCACCATCAGGGCGCGCAAGAGGCACTGCAGGGTATAAGGTGACAGGTTTTTACCGCCCAGCTCGGGATAGAGCATGGGCCCGTGAAAGGTCACCAGGCCGATTTGGTTGAACACCAGATGCAACGCGGTAATATCGCTGTAGCCGACAAAGATTTTAGGGTGGCGACGAATAAGTTCTAAATCAAGGCCCCCCAGGAGGCGCAGGGCCCCGTAACCGCCACGCAGGCAGAAAACGGCCTTTACCTCGGGATTAATAAACATTTCATGTAAATCGGCCAAGCGCCGGCCGTCGCTTCCGGCCAGATAACCGTTTGCTTCGCCGATGTAGCGGCCGGTGCGCACTTTAAAGCCATGGTTGAGCAGCAAGTCTGTCCCCCGGGCCAGGTAACTTTGTTCCGGGAGGGGGCTGGCCGGGGCAATGATGGCCACTAAGTCTCCCAGGCGTAAGGCGGCAGGTTTTATGATTGCGCCCAAAGATTAGCCTCCTTTTATACTTCTCTCCAGGCTGGCATTGTTTTCGCTCGCTCCCAGGCCCTCGCGGATCAGCCTAAGGCTCAGCCTCAGGCTCGGGCGTGGTTTCCCGGCCTATTCGGCATCCTTGCCTCAAAGGCCGGCCTCGGACCTCCTGTCCTCGGCCCCGCCCTCGCTCCTCGGCTTCGCCACGGCTGTTCAACCGCTCGGTCCAAGTCGCTCGCTCCAAACAAATGGCAGCCAGTTATTTTCATTCTTCTGTTGGTGCCGCTATCAAGTGGCATGAGTGTCTCTGTTCATAATATATGCTTGAAGGCAAATAAAAACGGCAGGTGGTTTCCTGCCGTTAATGCTACTTTATACACAAACGATTATTTACGGGTAATACCGTCGGCGTTTTTTTCCGCAGAGCCTTTAGCAACGAAAGTCTTGCAGCAGGTTTCGGCGGAAGATTTAACGGGTGTGGCCGAAATGCTGCCGGCCATGGGGGCGTCGACGTTCTGGGGCTGGGAATGGCTCATGGCGTCAGAAGTAATCAAAATCTGGGAAGCATCACAGACGTTACCGCTGGACCAATAGTGGCAGTTGTTAACGCTGCAGGTAATGCGCGGCATTAAAAACACCTCCGCAAAAATAGAGTTTGTTTTTAAATACTGTCTCCTTGATGGGAGCCCTTTATACTCGCTTAAGGGTGGTAGATATAATTTACAAGCCACCGGTATATACTAATTTTGAAGTTTTGGTGAAGTTCCTTGACAAAGTTGAAACCGGTAAATAAGATCAACTTAAACAACCCAACCCTAACTTGCTAAAATTAACAGAGGGGGCTATTATAAATGATGTGGGGATTTTATGGCAACTGGGGGATGGGCTTCTGGATGCTGATGTGGTGGGTGCTTTTAATTAGCATCCTAGTCCTGGCGGTTTACGGCCTGGTAAGCCTTATAAACCGCCGCGCCGTTCAGCAACCGGCGCTTCATCCCGATCCCCTGGCGATATTGAAGGAACGTTATGCAAGGGGTGAAATCACCACCGACGAATACCGCAGTATGCGGCAGGAATTGTTGGAGTGAAATTTAGG belongs to Moorella humiferrea and includes:
- a CDS encoding SHOCT domain-containing protein, translating into MMWGFYGNWGMGFWMLMWWVLLISILVLAVYGLVSLINRRAVQQPALHPDPLAILKERYARGEITTDEYRSMRQELLE
- a CDS encoding S66 peptidase family protein; protein product: MGAIIKPAALRLGDLVAIIAPASPLPEQSYLARGTDLLLNHGFKVRTGRYIGEANGYLAGSDGRRLADLHEMFINPEVKAVFCLRGGYGALRLLGGLDLELIRRHPKIFVGYSDITALHLVFNQIGLVTFHGPMLYPELGGKNLSPYTLQCLLRALMVPAPLGSIPPAPGLPPAVTIFPGRAEGVVVGGNLSLVTATLGTPFEINTQGKILFLEEVDEPPYRLDRLLTQLKLAGKLEAAGGIVLGSFTYGTSYFYPEALEVIRDNLAPLGRPCFYGLPAGHLFAQATLPLGIRAHLDATACTLTYLETALMP
- a CDS encoding DUF1540 domain-containing protein; amino-acid sequence: MPRITCSVNNCHYWSSGNVCDASQILITSDAMSHSQPQNVDAPMAGSISATPVKSSAETCCKTFVAKGSAEKNADGITRK